Genomic segment of Pasteurella multocida subsp. multocida OH4807:
TTAAGAAAAGGATTATCAATGAATCGTTAAAAATAGATGACCTCATTGCACTTTCAATCAAATTAGCTATGATAACCCATCGTTTGTTTTAAGGAGAAAAATATGTGGTCTGAAATTGCGGTAGGTTATGGTGTGTTTGTGTTAGAAGTCTTAACCATTTTGTGTGTGATTGCGGGAATAGGGGCGATGATTTTTATATTGAAACAGCAAAAAGCGCAGACACAAGGTGAATTGATGGTTACGGATCTGTCTGAAACTTACCAAGAAAATACGAAAAAATTACGTGACTTTCATTTAAGTGAAGACGCGTTAAAAGCGCAGGAAAAAGCAGAAAAAAAAGCAGAGAAAGAAAAGCTCAAAGCAGAAAAAGCAAAACGTAAAAAAGGGGAGCAGATTGATGCTGAACGTCAACCTCATCTCTATGTGTTAACTTTTCAAGGCGATATGATGGCGTCACAAACTCAGGCACTGCGTGAAGAAATCAGTGCGATTATTGGTGCCGCGAAGCCAGAAGATGAAGTGTTATTGCGGTTAGAAAGCCCTGGTGGTGTTGTGCATGGTTACGGATTAGCCGCATCACAATTACTGCGCTTAAAACAGCAAGGGATTAAATTGACCGTCGCAGTGGATAAAGTCGCTGCAAGTGGGGGATACATGATGGCGTGTGTCGCGGATAAAATTATTGCAGCACCTTTTGCTATTCTAGGCTCCGTTGGTGTAGTGGCTCAAATTCCCAATATTCACCGCTTATTAAAAAAACATGATGTCGATGTAGAGGTCATGACCGCGGGGGAATATAAACGAACCATGACGGTGTTAGGTGAAAATACCGAAAAAGGAAAGCAAAAATTTCAACAAGAATTAGACGAAACCCATCAACTCTTTAAACAGTTTGTTGAACAGCATCGTCCACAGTTAAACGTAGACAAAATTGCGACAGGAGAACATTGGTTTGGTCAACAAGCCTTGACATTACAGTTAATTGATGACATTTCGACCAGTGATGATCTCATTTTACAAGCACTCAAGGAAAAAACAGTACTTGCTGTCAAATATTCAGTCAAAAAATCCCTGTTACAAAAAATGGGAAAGCAGGCAGAAGAGAGCGCAGATAACCTATTATTACGTTGGCTAAACAGAAATAACAATAGATTACTTTAGCTGACGATCTTTACATTAGTTGACCAAAAGTTATTGAATATTAGTGATTTATTAGTTTACTTTGCCTAGAAGACAACTTAGTATATTAAGTCGAATTTTGAGCAGTTTTAATCTTGTGAATTGCGTAAGTTAAACATCGACAAGGCATAGTAAAATCGCCTTTTGTAAGAGTCAGTCTCTTAAATTAATCGCTGTGATTATGAGGGTGACAATTTTGAATGATGAAGGCACATCAGATAATCTTGTCTGGCCAAAAATTGATGAATCTGTATTTAACCACGATGGAAGTCAATTCGGTTCATGGCCGAATTGGGATAACGTTCGTATGGTTGAACGTGGCATGAACAAAGATCAACTTTATAACCTATTAGGTCGTCCACATTTTGCAGAAGGCTTGTACGGCGTGCGTGAATGGGACTATGTGTTTAATTACCGTGAAAATGGTGTGCATAAAGTTTGTCAATATAAAGTGTTATTTGATAAAAACATGAATGCACAAAGTTTCTTTTGGTATCCAAACGGTTGTAATGGTACTACATCGTTTAGCCTAAGTGGTGACTTCTTATTTGACTTCAACAAAGATACCATCACGGCTAAAGGTCAAGAAGTGGTTGATAGTGTTGCAACCCAATTAAAAGCATCTGGTGCAAAAGAGGTGAAAGTCGCAGGTTATACTGACCGCTTAGGTTCAGAGGCGTATAACTTAAAACTTTCTCAACGTCGTGCAGATCGCGTTAAAGCACGTTTAATTGCACAAGGTGTGAATGCAAATATTCATGCGGTAGGTTATGGTAAAGCGCATCAAGTGAAAGCCTGTGATGGCGTACATGGGGCAGAATTAAAAGATTGTTTACGTCCTAACCGTCGTGTAGAAATTACTGCATCAGGTACCATATTAAAACAAGGTGAACACGGTATGGAAGCGGGAACAACAGGTCCAGCACCACTTTATAGAAAATAATCAGATTATTTCACCTTACAAAAAAGGCTCTTTGATAAAGAGCCTTTTGTTTTTTTATGTACTACTTATTGAGTAAATCCTGAATGAATTTTTTAGTTAATTCGACGTAATGTTTATGAAAACGGTGACTAAAATTAAGTAAATAATAGAGTTGATACAGCGGTTTTCGGTCTTGATAACCCACATCGATTGGATAAGTGCGGTCATAATTTTCATAAAATTGGCTTGGGAATGGTTCAAATAACTCCGTAAATGCTAAATCACACTCTCTATCTCCCCAATAACAAGCAGGGTCATAGGTGACAATCTCATTGTTGACTGTTGCACAATTTTCTATCCATAAATTTCCGTGCAATAATGCAGGTTGAGGTTTGTGTTTTGCCAGCGACTCTGCCACTTTCTGTACAATAGCATCAATGTCACCAAAATTTATGTGTTTTTCACGGCATAACTGTAATTGCCAACCAATTCGCTGTTCACTAAAAAATTTTGCCCAATTATCATGCCATTCATTTGGTTGATATTCTGGACCAAGCCAAGTATCAAAATCTAGACCGTAATTTTCTGAACCTTTAATCAAATGTAATTGTGCCAACTGCTGACCAAATGTTGCCATCGCTTCAGTGCTGTTATCTTTATTAAGCGGAAGGGCTTCGAGTAGTAAAAAACTATGTGAATGTGAACAACCTACGGTATAAGCGGTTGGTACGTTTATTGTATTGGTTTTAGCAAGGAGATGGAGTTGATCTGCTTCTGCGCGAAACATTGAACGAAACGTTTTGTCATTAACTTTAACAAAAACAGGCTGGATACCATCATCAATAATCCATGCCTCATGCATTTCGCCAGTATGGATTTTTTCTTTATGCTTAATCGAATAGTATGCCCCAAACTGATCGGCTAATACTTGAGATACATGTTTCCACATAGCGCCTCCTATACTGATGACCTCACTTTCTTAGTGTAAAAGATTAAGAAAAAATTACTGTGATAGATATCAAACTTCTTTTATTTTTAATGTCAAATTTAATGTGTTTTTTCTTCTTAACATAACGCCTTACTCCAAGTGTGGTTAAAATGTGATCTTGGTTATAAAATTGAAATTCAATTGTTGTACTTTTGTTAAAATGGTGTAATTTTTATTCGAACTTATTCCTCTCATGTCTCAGGAGAAACCGCTATGTTTGGATATAACCCAACAATCGTCACATTTACAATTTATATTCTTGGTATGCTATTAATTGGCTTTATTGCTTACCGTTACACCAATAACTTATCTGACTACATTTTAGGTGGACGACGTCTAGGTAGTTTTGTGACTGGCTTATCGGCTGGGGCATCGGATATGTCAGGTTGGCTTTTAATGGGCTTACCTGGTGCCGTATATGCAGCAGGCTTAGTGGAAGGCTGGATTGCAATCGGTTTAACAGTTGGTGCCTATTTAAACTGGTTGTTTGTGGCGGGAAGATTACGTGTTTATACTGAATTTAATCAAAATGCACTCACGTTACCTGAATATTTCCAGCATCGTTTCAATGATGACACAAAAATTCTTAAAATTGTATCAGCCACGATTATCCTCTTTTTCTTTGCAATCTATTGCGCCTCTGGCGTGGTAGCAGGCGCACGTCTTTTCGAAAACTTATTTGAAATTCCTTATGAAACTGCGCTTTGGTATGGTGCATTAGCCACTATTGCATATACTTTCATCGGTGGTTTCTTAGCAGTAAGTTGGACTGATACTGTACAGGCTTCTTTAATGTTGTTTGCTTTATTCCTCACCCCTATTTTCGTCTTAATCCACCTAGGCGGATTTGAAAGCACACATACCGTCATTGTTCAAGCAGGCGAAGCTGCACAACGTGACTTTACTGATCTCTTTACGGGGACCAGTTTGATTGGTTTATTAAGCTTATCTGCTTGGGGGTTAGGTTATTTTGGTCAGCCGCACATCTTAGCGCGTTTTATGAGTGCGAAAGATGCCAAATCATTAGTGAATGCGCGCCGCATTAGTATCATGTGGATGATTATCTGTTTATTTGGTGCCGTTGGTGTAGGCTTCTTTGGTCAAGCGTATTTCTTTGCTAATCCACAAGCGGCAGGGACTGTTAATGCTAATCATGAACAGGTCTTTATTGAATTAGCCAAACTATTATTCAATCCATGGATTGCGGGTATTTTACTGTCAGCCATTTTAGCGGCAGTAATGAGTACATTAAGTTGCCAATTATTAATTTGCTCAAGTGCAATCACAGAAGATTTCTATAAAGGTATGATTAGACCAAACGCATCACAAGCAGAACTTGTTTGGTTAGGACGTATCATGGTGTTAGTGATTGCGGTATTGGCAATTTATTTAGCACAAGATCCAAACAGTAAAGTACTAGGGTTAGTTTCTTATGCTTGGGCGGGCTTTGGTTGTGCATTTGGTCCAGTGGTGATCTTCTCATTATTCTGGAAACGCATGAACATGGCTGGTGCAATGGCAGGAATGTTAACTGGTGCGTTAATGGTTGTGTTCTGGAATGATTTAGTACCAAACAGTGGTATTTATGAGATGATTCCAGGCTTTATCAGTGCAGCTGTTGCGATTGTAGTGGTTTCATTAATCACACCAGCACCAACAAGCAAAGTCGTTTCGAGTTTTGAACAAGCAGAAGCGGCTTATCACGCACAAAAATAATGAGAAAGGGCGGTGTCTTCGGATACCGCTTTTTCGTGTTACTTATTTATTTTACTTTGTGAGAAAACATCATGACTTATCAACTCTTACCCAAACTAACATCCATTCGAGAACAACTCAGTCAACATTACCGTACAAATGAAACAGAATTAATGCACACGCTTTTTTCTGATGCTGAAATCTCTTCCGACCTCCACCCTAAAATCCAACAACTCGCTAGAAAACTCGTCGAAAACGTCCGTAACTCTCGCCAGCAAGCCAGTGGAGTCGATGCTTTAATGCACGAATTTTCGCTTTCTAGTCATGAAGGTGTTGCTCTAATGTGTTTAGCGGAAGCCCTATTGCGTATTCCAGATAAAAGAACGGCAGATAAATTAATTCGTGACAAAATCTCAAAAGGCAACTGGCGTTCTCACATCGGGCAAAGCCCGTCTTTATTTGTGAATGCCGCCGCATGGGGCTTATTAATCACGGGTAAACTCGTTTCTTCACATCGTGATCAACAACTTTCTGCGAGTTTAACTAAACTAATCGCAAAAGGCGGAGAGCCTTTAATTCGCAAGGGCGTGGAAGTCGCGATGCGTTTACTTGGTAAACAATTCGTGACGGGCGAAACCATTGAACAAGCCATTAAAAACGGTGAAAAACGTTTCCAACAAGGTTTCCGTTATAGTTATGATATGCTCGGCGAAGCTGCGTTGACCGCAGAAGATGCAGAACGTTATTACCAAGATTATGTTAATTCTATCCATGCTGTAGGGCAACGTTCTCAGGGGCTAGGCGTGTATGCTTCCTCAGGTGTCTCCATTAAATTATCTGCGATTCATCCGCGTTATAGCTTATCTCAGCACCAACGTGTGATCGATGAGCTGTATCCGCGTGTAAAACAACTCTTTTTATTAGCCAAACAATATGATATCGGCTTAAATATTGATGCGGAAGAAGCTGATCGTTTAGAAATTTCCTTTGACTTACTTGATCGCTTATTAGCAGACCCTGATTTAGCGAATTTCAACGGTATTGGATTAGTGGTACAGGCTTACCAAAAACGTTGTTATTTTGCGATTGATTACCTCATTGAACAAGCGCGTAAACACCAACGTAAAATCATGGTACGTTTAGTGAAAGGGGCGTATTGGGATAGTGAAGTAAAACGCGCGCAAACCGATGGGGCAGAGGGGTATCCTGTTTTCTCACGTAAAGTACATACTGATGTCTCTTATGTGGCTTGTGCTAAAAAATTATTATCGGCACAAGATGTGATCTATCCACAATTTGCTACTCATAATGCACAATCACTTGCAACCGTGTACTACTTAGCACAAGGTAAACAGTTTGAGTTCCAATGTTTACACGGGATGGGGGAAACCCTTTATGATCAAGTTGTGGGTAAAGATAACCTGAATGTCCAATGTCGTATTTATGCGCCAGTGGGTTCTTATAAAACCCTGTTAGCTTATTTAGTCCGTCGTTTGTTAGAAAATGGTGCAAACAGTTCTTTTGTGAATCATATTGTTGATGACAGCATGCCAATTGAAGATTTAATTGTGGATCCTGTACAGAAAGCGAAAGTCACAGAAGGAACAATGCACCCGAAAACACCATTACCGCGTCACATTTTTAACGAAAATCGACTCAACTCAATGGGATATGACTTAACCGATGCAGTGAAGCTCCAACAACTGCAAGAGGCACTGAATGAACAACGTCAAACACAATATTGCGCTTATCCATTAACCGATGCACATTCAGCACCATCTGGCAATGCGCGTCAAGTCTTTAATCCCGCTGACCGCAGTATGCAAGTCGGACAAGTTTTTGATGCGACAGAAGCAGATGTAGAACATGCCTTTACGGTTGCCGCGCAATGTCAAACACATTGGGCAAATACACCAGTACAAGTGCGGTCAGAAATCTTAGAAAAAATGGCTGATTTGATGGAACAACATATGCCACAGCTATTTGACTTAGCCGTACGCGAAGCAGGAAAAACCTTAAATAATGCGATTGCTGAAGTACGCGAAGCGGTAGATTTTTGTCGTTATTATGCCAAAGAAGCATGCAACTTAGCCGCAGAAGCAACACCACGTGGTATTATCGTGGCAATTAGCCCTTGGAACTTCCCACTTGCGATTTTCATCGGTGAAGTCTCTTCTGCATTGGTAACGGGAAATGTCGTGATCGCAAAACCGGCAGAACAAACCTCGTTAATGGCGCATTTTGCAGTCAAATTATTCCAGCAAGCAGGTCTCCCCGTTGGCGTATTACAATGCTTATGTGGTGAGGGGAAAGTGATTGGTGAAAAATTGGTGTCTGATCAACGTGTTGATGGCGTTATTTTCACTGGTTCAACGGAAACAGCAAAACGAATCAATAAAAATCTCGCCAAACAAGATAAAGTGGTGCCACTGATTGCAGAAACAGGCGGACAAAATGCCATGATCGTGGACAGTTCCGCTTTAGCAGAACAAGTCGTGTTAGATGTTCTCAATTCTGCTTTTGACTCAGCAGGTCAGCGCTGTTCTGCATTACGTGTGCTTTATGTACAGAAAGATGTCGCGCCAAATATGTTAGCCATGTTAAAAGGTGCCATGGCAGAACTAAAAGTCGGAAATCCACAATCCTTAACAACAGATATTGGTCCCGTGATTGATGAAACCGCCCAAGCGCGTTTATTAAAACATATCGACGAAATGAGTATTATTGCAAAAGATAAATACCAAGTTCAGATTGCGCCAGATGTGGCAGAAAAAGGCATTTTTGTACCGCCAACCCTGTTTGAAATTGACAGTATTCGTCATTTGAAACACGAAGTGTTTGGACCGGTGCTACACGTCATTCGTTTTGATGCGAAAGATCTTGATCAGGTCATGGCAGACATTAATTCTACAGGCTTTGGGTTAACGAGTGGGATTCATAGTCGTATTGATGAAACCATTTCTCAATGGTTAAACACTATTCATGCAGGAAACCTATATGTTAACCGCAATACTGTTGGCGCGGTCGTCGGTGTGCAGCCGTTTGGAGGAATGGGATTGTCAGGCACAGGACCAAAAGCAGGCGGTCCACTTTATTTACAACGTTTAACTCACACACCACACTGGCAGCTTAATGGTGTAGAGAAAAACGAAAAACCAGACTTATCTGAACTGGCGTCAAAAGTGCGTTCTATTTTTGATAAACCGCAACAAGATGAACTGCTAGAGACTCTCCGTTTCGTTGAAGAACATTCTCCTTTAGGCAACGTATTTCACATGAAAGGAATTACAGGGGAGGACAACTATCTCTGTTTTGAATCACGTGGTCTTATTGCGATCGGGGACGGTCCACTACTTGAACAAATGAAAGCCTTAATTGCAGTAGCAGGTGTAGGGGCAAAAGCCGTGATCAGTAAATATTCTCAGCTCGCGGTCTATGAAAAACGCCTTGCACATTATGTAGTCGTTGATGAATTAAGCCATCGAGAAGACGTCAGCCAAATGATTGTCCTTGACCCAATTTCCGTTCAACAAAAAATGCAACATGCAGAACGTAAGGGGGCAATTTTGACTTATGTGGATGATTTATCCTTAGCCTTATCGCTCTTC
This window contains:
- a CDS encoding inner membrane peptidase (COG0616 Periplasmic serine proteases (ClpP class)) is translated as MWSEIAVGYGVFVLEVLTILCVIAGIGAMIFILKQQKAQTQGELMVTDLSETYQENTKKLRDFHLSEDALKAQEKAEKKAEKEKLKAEKAKRKKGEQIDAERQPHLYVLTFQGDMMASQTQALREEISAIIGAAKPEDEVLLRLESPGGVVHGYGLAASQLLRLKQQGIKLTVAVDKVAASGGYMMACVADKIIAAPFAILGSVGVVAQIPNIHRLLKKHDVDVEVMTAGEYKRTMTVLGENTEKGKQKFQQELDETHQLFKQFVEQHRPQLNVDKIATGEHWFGQQALTLQLIDDISTSDDLILQALKEKTVLAVKYSVKKSLLQKMGKQAEESADNLLLRWLNRNNNRLL
- a CDS encoding bifunctional proline dehydrogenase/pyrroline-5-carboxylate dehydrogenase (COG0506 Proline dehydrogenase), whose translation is MTYQLLPKLTSIREQLSQHYRTNETELMHTLFSDAEISSDLHPKIQQLARKLVENVRNSRQQASGVDALMHEFSLSSHEGVALMCLAEALLRIPDKRTADKLIRDKISKGNWRSHIGQSPSLFVNAAAWGLLITGKLVSSHRDQQLSASLTKLIAKGGEPLIRKGVEVAMRLLGKQFVTGETIEQAIKNGEKRFQQGFRYSYDMLGEAALTAEDAERYYQDYVNSIHAVGQRSQGLGVYASSGVSIKLSAIHPRYSLSQHQRVIDELYPRVKQLFLLAKQYDIGLNIDAEEADRLEISFDLLDRLLADPDLANFNGIGLVVQAYQKRCYFAIDYLIEQARKHQRKIMVRLVKGAYWDSEVKRAQTDGAEGYPVFSRKVHTDVSYVACAKKLLSAQDVIYPQFATHNAQSLATVYYLAQGKQFEFQCLHGMGETLYDQVVGKDNLNVQCRIYAPVGSYKTLLAYLVRRLLENGANSSFVNHIVDDSMPIEDLIVDPVQKAKVTEGTMHPKTPLPRHIFNENRLNSMGYDLTDAVKLQQLQEALNEQRQTQYCAYPLTDAHSAPSGNARQVFNPADRSMQVGQVFDATEADVEHAFTVAAQCQTHWANTPVQVRSEILEKMADLMEQHMPQLFDLAVREAGKTLNNAIAEVREAVDFCRYYAKEACNLAAEATPRGIIVAISPWNFPLAIFIGEVSSALVTGNVVIAKPAEQTSLMAHFAVKLFQQAGLPVGVLQCLCGEGKVIGEKLVSDQRVDGVIFTGSTETAKRINKNLAKQDKVVPLIAETGGQNAMIVDSSALAEQVVLDVLNSAFDSAGQRCSALRVLYVQKDVAPNMLAMLKGAMAELKVGNPQSLTTDIGPVIDETAQARLLKHIDEMSIIAKDKYQVQIAPDVAEKGIFVPPTLFEIDSIRHLKHEVFGPVLHVIRFDAKDLDQVMADINSTGFGLTSGIHSRIDETISQWLNTIHAGNLYVNRNTVGAVVGVQPFGGMGLSGTGPKAGGPLYLQRLTHTPHWQLNGVEKNEKPDLSELASKVRSIFDKPQQDELLETLRFVEEHSPLGNVFHMKGITGEDNYLCFESRGLIAIGDGPLLEQMKALIAVAGVGAKAVISKYSQLAVYEKRLAHYVVVDELSHREDVSQMIVLDPISVQQKMQHAERKGAILTYVDDLSLALSLFPLVHEKSVSINTTAAGGNASLMAEMD
- a CDS encoding protein Plp4 (COG2913 Small protein A (tmRNA-binding)), yielding MNDEGTSDNLVWPKIDESVFNHDGSQFGSWPNWDNVRMVERGMNKDQLYNLLGRPHFAEGLYGVREWDYVFNYRENGVHKVCQYKVLFDKNMNAQSFFWYPNGCNGTTSFSLSGDFLFDFNKDTITAKGQEVVDSVATQLKASGAKEVKVAGYTDRLGSEAYNLKLSQRRADRVKARLIAQGVNANIHAVGYGKAHQVKACDGVHGAELKDCLRPNRRVEITASGTILKQGEHGMEAGTTGPAPLYRK
- a CDS encoding fructosamine kinase (COG3001 Fructosamine-3-kinase), producing the protein MWKHVSQVLADQFGAYYSIKHKEKIHTGEMHEAWIIDDGIQPVFVKVNDKTFRSMFRAEADQLHLLAKTNTINVPTAYTVGCSHSHSFLLLEALPLNKDNSTEAMATFGQQLAQLHLIKGSENYGLDFDTWLGPEYQPNEWHDNWAKFFSEQRIGWQLQLCREKHINFGDIDAIVQKVAESLAKHKPQPALLHGNLWIENCATVNNEIVTYDPACYWGDRECDLAFTELFEPFPSQFYENYDRTYPIDVGYQDRKPLYQLYYLLNFSHRFHKHYVELTKKFIQDLLNK
- a CDS encoding hypothetical protein (COG0591 Na+/proline symporter) is translated as MFGYNPTIVTFTIYILGMLLIGFIAYRYTNNLSDYILGGRRLGSFVTGLSAGASDMSGWLLMGLPGAVYAAGLVEGWIAIGLTVGAYLNWLFVAGRLRVYTEFNQNALTLPEYFQHRFNDDTKILKIVSATIILFFFAIYCASGVVAGARLFENLFEIPYETALWYGALATIAYTFIGGFLAVSWTDTVQASLMLFALFLTPIFVLIHLGGFESTHTVIVQAGEAAQRDFTDLFTGTSLIGLLSLSAWGLGYFGQPHILARFMSAKDAKSLVNARRISIMWMIICLFGAVGVGFFGQAYFFANPQAAGTVNANHEQVFIELAKLLFNPWIAGILLSAILAAVMSTLSCQLLICSSAITEDFYKGMIRPNASQAELVWLGRIMVLVIAVLAIYLAQDPNSKVLGLVSYAWAGFGCAFGPVVIFSLFWKRMNMAGAMAGMLTGALMVVFWNDLVPNSGIYEMIPGFISAAVAIVVVSLITPAPTSKVVSSFEQAEAAYHAQK